In Gemmatimonadaceae bacterium, the following proteins share a genomic window:
- a CDS encoding YbdD/YjiX family protein, with translation MTSRELLRVARVRLENAGAIVRRIIGAPDYDRYVAHLRDHHPGARPMTYDEFARQRMVERYSRPGTRCC, from the coding sequence ATGACGTCGCGTGAACTCCTGCGAGTGGCGCGCGTTCGGTTGGAGAACGCGGGGGCGATCGTGCGCCGAATCATCGGCGCACCGGACTACGATCGTTACGTCGCGCACCTCCGCGATCATCACCCCGGCGCGCGTCCGATGACGTACGACGAGTTCGCTCGCCAGCGGATGGTGGAGCGTTACAGCCGCCCGGGCACCCGCTGCTGTTGA
- a CDS encoding carbon starvation CstA family protein, with protein sequence MPKALRFGIWVLVSALGTLAFARIALGRGETINAAWLLTAALCSYAVAYRFYSKLIAAKVFALDPIRATPAVRLEDGRDYVPTNRWIVFGSHFAAISGPGPLVGPTLAAQFGYLPGVIWIIVGVALGGAVQDFVILASSVRRNGKSLGAMAREEIGPVAGATALVAVLGIMIVLLAVLALIVVNALKSSPWGLVTIGLTIPVALLMGVYLRWLRPGRVLEASAIGIVLIVASLFAGQWVSTQPSLAAVFTLSGTALAIVVMIYAFTASVLPVWLLLAPRDYLSAFVKIGVVLALAIGIIVSLPPLHMPALTQFTDGSGPVFAGKVFPFAFITIACGAISGFHALISSGTTPKLLQREPDARMIGYGAMLMESLVAVMALIAACALTPGVYFAVNAPAGVIGTTAAAAATKIQTWGFTLDPNQMQALAKQVGEQTLLSRTGGAPSLALGMGQLFANVLGGNEALAIWYHFALMFEALFILTTLDAGTRVGRFMVQDLAKHIWAPLGSVSWYPAVVLSSAVIVAMWGHFLYQGVLDPLGGINSLWPLFGISNQLLATVALCVATTIFVKMGKARYAWITLLPMAWLTIVCMTAGWQKLFAEDVKLGFLSHARLIESQVASGALPAAIKSASDARRMIFNDYLDAVVTLFFMVSVVVILADSAREWMSVLRGRKPVISSEAPFEPLPAAGD encoded by the coding sequence ATGCCGAAGGCGCTTCGCTTCGGGATCTGGGTTCTCGTTTCGGCTCTCGGCACCCTGGCTTTCGCCAGGATCGCGCTCGGACGCGGCGAAACGATCAACGCTGCCTGGCTGCTCACCGCGGCTCTGTGCAGCTACGCCGTCGCGTATCGCTTCTACAGCAAACTGATCGCGGCCAAGGTCTTCGCGCTCGACCCAATTCGAGCGACGCCCGCCGTTCGCCTCGAGGATGGCCGCGACTACGTGCCGACGAACCGCTGGATCGTCTTCGGCAGCCACTTCGCGGCGATCTCGGGTCCGGGCCCGCTGGTCGGTCCGACCCTCGCGGCGCAATTCGGCTACCTCCCCGGCGTCATCTGGATCATCGTCGGCGTTGCGTTGGGCGGTGCGGTGCAGGACTTCGTGATCCTCGCGTCGTCCGTGCGGCGGAACGGCAAGTCTCTCGGCGCGATGGCCCGGGAAGAAATCGGCCCCGTCGCCGGCGCGACGGCACTGGTCGCGGTGCTCGGCATCATGATCGTGCTGCTCGCGGTGCTCGCGCTGATCGTCGTGAACGCACTCAAGTCCAGCCCGTGGGGCCTCGTGACCATCGGCCTCACGATTCCGGTCGCCCTTCTCATGGGTGTGTATCTGCGATGGCTGCGCCCGGGCCGCGTCCTCGAAGCGAGCGCCATCGGCATCGTGCTGATCGTCGCTTCGTTGTTCGCCGGACAGTGGGTATCGACGCAGCCCTCGCTCGCCGCGGTGTTCACGCTGAGCGGAACGGCGCTGGCCATCGTCGTGATGATCTACGCGTTCACGGCCTCGGTGCTTCCCGTGTGGCTGCTGCTCGCACCGCGCGATTATCTCTCGGCGTTCGTGAAGATCGGCGTGGTGCTGGCGCTGGCGATCGGGATCATCGTCTCGCTCCCGCCGCTCCACATGCCGGCGCTCACGCAATTCACCGACGGCAGCGGTCCGGTGTTCGCGGGCAAGGTGTTCCCGTTCGCGTTCATTACGATCGCATGTGGCGCGATCTCGGGTTTTCATGCGCTGATCTCTTCAGGGACGACGCCCAAGTTGCTTCAGCGTGAGCCCGACGCTCGGATGATCGGCTACGGCGCGATGCTGATGGAATCGCTCGTCGCGGTCATGGCACTCATCGCCGCGTGCGCATTGACGCCGGGCGTGTACTTCGCCGTGAACGCGCCCGCGGGCGTGATCGGCACGACCGCCGCCGCCGCGGCGACCAAGATCCAGACGTGGGGCTTCACCCTGGATCCGAACCAGATGCAGGCCCTCGCCAAACAAGTCGGAGAGCAGACGCTCCTCTCGCGCACCGGCGGCGCGCCGAGCCTCGCGCTCGGCATGGGGCAGCTGTTCGCGAACGTACTCGGCGGCAACGAGGCGTTGGCGATCTGGTACCACTTCGCGCTCATGTTCGAAGCGCTCTTCATTCTGACGACGCTCGATGCCGGTACGCGAGTCGGCCGGTTCATGGTGCAGGATCTGGCGAAACACATCTGGGCTCCGCTCGGCAGCGTGTCGTGGTATCCGGCGGTCGTTCTGTCGAGCGCCGTGATCGTCGCGATGTGGGGCCATTTCTTGTATCAGGGCGTGCTCGATCCGCTCGGCGGCATCAACTCGCTCTGGCCGCTGTTCGGTATCTCGAACCAGTTGCTGGCGACCGTGGCGCTCTGCGTCGCCACGACGATCTTCGTGAAGATGGGCAAGGCGCGCTACGCCTGGATCACGCTCCTGCCGATGGCGTGGCTGACCATCGTGTGCATGACGGCCGGCTGGCAAAAGCTCTTCGCGGAAGACGTGAAGCTCGGATTCCTCTCGCACGCCCGGCTGATCGAGAGCCAGGTGGCGAGCGGCGCGCTGCCGGCCGCCATCAAGTCCGCCAGCGACGCCCGCCGCATGATCTTCAACGACTATCTCGACGCGGTGGTGACGCTATTCTTCATGGTATCGGTCGTCGTGATCCTGGCCGACAGCGCCCGCGAGTGGATGTCGGTGTTGCGCGGACGCAAGCCGGTCATCTCGTCGGAAGCGCCATTCGAACCACTGCCGGCAGCCGGCGATTGA
- a CDS encoding putative ABC exporter domain-containing protein, protein MNALLYLSWNSARNRFLSAFRRVRSPRYAVALIVGALYLWGFLWRPANQPMATGFLLSQPSEMLITLLAVLTLAGPWVFGSDNLALAFTQAEVSMLFPAPITRRGLIGHKLFRAQVAVLINAAIWVFVLRRGGNLLPSPLRAVGVWVLFSTLNLHRLGAALVQSSIKAHGRVAAKRNLWSIAAFGFVGAALVTGFVVNRRELLDTDGIGEFFVAMAKVLAQAPASIGLWPFHLVVAPTFARSINQWWHAIIPALAVMGLHVFWVLRSDAAFEDAALEASEQRARRMDAIRSRRSIVVPKSSLAAKTTLRLKAIGHPAMAIFWKNILCLRRTAQLRLLLGPAGMAIAFGAALSSGARDFSLWVTATAATFAGLLIVFGGRLVRNDLRHDMLHLPLLKAVPVRSSDIVLAEVASSTVPIVVLQLVVVVIAYIASFGTERIWLSPTTRLAILVGSPFLMLAINGALITIQNGMAILFPAWIRLGSAVSTGVEALGQNVLAMVANLFTLLVALLPPTVLAALTFQLLGGTHGQRTLFVLWTPMLVAAVILGLETYASILWLGRALTRAEPLQTT, encoded by the coding sequence ATGAACGCGCTGTTGTATCTCAGCTGGAACAGCGCCCGAAACCGATTTCTGTCGGCGTTCCGCCGTGTGCGCAGCCCGCGCTACGCGGTCGCGCTCATCGTCGGCGCGCTGTATTTGTGGGGCTTCCTGTGGCGCCCCGCGAATCAACCGATGGCGACAGGTTTTCTCTTGAGTCAGCCGAGCGAGATGCTGATCACGCTGCTGGCGGTGCTCACGCTCGCGGGGCCCTGGGTGTTCGGGTCCGACAACCTCGCGCTCGCGTTCACGCAGGCTGAGGTGTCGATGCTGTTCCCCGCGCCGATCACGCGGCGCGGCCTCATCGGCCACAAGTTGTTTCGCGCGCAGGTGGCCGTGTTGATCAACGCGGCGATCTGGGTGTTCGTGCTGCGGCGTGGCGGCAACCTCCTACCGTCGCCGCTTCGCGCCGTCGGCGTGTGGGTTCTCTTCTCCACGCTGAACCTGCATCGCCTTGGCGCGGCGCTCGTGCAGTCCTCGATCAAGGCGCACGGACGCGTCGCGGCGAAGCGCAACTTGTGGTCGATCGCGGCCTTCGGGTTCGTCGGGGCGGCGCTCGTCACGGGGTTCGTGGTGAATCGCCGGGAGCTGCTCGACACGGATGGCATCGGCGAATTCTTCGTCGCGATGGCCAAGGTGCTCGCGCAGGCACCCGCGTCGATCGGCCTCTGGCCTTTCCATCTGGTGGTTGCTCCGACGTTCGCGCGGTCGATCAATCAGTGGTGGCACGCGATCATTCCGGCGCTCGCCGTGATGGGTCTGCACGTGTTCTGGGTGCTGCGCAGCGACGCGGCGTTCGAGGACGCCGCGCTCGAGGCATCCGAGCAACGGGCGCGGCGCATGGACGCAATCCGCTCTCGCCGGTCGATCGTGGTGCCGAAGTCGTCGCTGGCCGCCAAGACGACGCTGCGTCTCAAGGCGATCGGCCATCCGGCGATGGCGATCTTCTGGAAGAACATCCTTTGTCTGCGCCGCACCGCGCAGCTCCGCTTGCTCCTCGGCCCGGCCGGCATGGCCATCGCGTTCGGCGCCGCGCTGTCGAGCGGCGCCCGCGATTTCTCTCTCTGGGTCACGGCGACGGCGGCGACCTTCGCCGGGCTGCTCATCGTGTTCGGCGGACGGCTCGTGCGAAACGACCTCCGTCACGACATGCTGCACCTGCCGCTGCTCAAGGCGGTGCCCGTGCGCTCGAGCGACATCGTGCTCGCCGAGGTGGCGTCGTCGACGGTGCCGATCGTCGTGCTGCAGCTCGTCGTCGTGGTCATCGCGTACATCGCCAGCTTCGGAACGGAGCGGATCTGGCTGTCGCCGACGACGCGGCTCGCGATTCTCGTGGGATCGCCGTTCCTCATGCTCGCGATCAACGGCGCGCTGATCACGATTCAGAACGGAATGGCGATCCTCTTTCCCGCCTGGATTCGCTTGGGCAGCGCGGTGAGCACGGGCGTCGAGGCACTCGGGCAGAACGTGCTCGCGATGGTGGCGAACCTGTTCACGCTGCTCGTCGCGCTGCTCCCGCCCACGGTTCTCGCCGCACTCACGTTCCAACTGCTCGGCGGCACCCACGGCCAGCGCACGCTGTTCGTGCTCTGGACGCCGATGCTCGTCGCGGCGGTCATCCTCGGGCTGGAGACATACGCGTCGATCTTGTGGCTCGGCCGCGCCCTCACGCGCGCCGAGCCACTACAAACAACGTGA
- a CDS encoding M20/M25/M40 family metallo-hydrolase, with the protein MRPQAPASDTAATHRALAPAHARLAARDDAIVRSQIAVAQIAAPTGEEQERAGWVTRRFHDCGLSEIHADAAGNVIGRRAGTTRLSPVVICAHLDTVFPRSTDLSIRRDGERLVGPGINDNGRGLAVMLALASEIDGTRVRTQRPIEFVATTGEEGIGDLRGAKHYFAGRGSDAHAAVALDGAGDERVIHRALGSRRFRVSFHGPGGHSWAAFGAPNAVHAAAGAASRLASIHLPSAPRTTLSVGRIGGGLSVNSIPSSAWLEIDARSTSAAQLDDLERTVRRAAHAAADDENARRTLGTSPLTVRIESIGERPCGETPVEDDLVQQAIDATMLIGRQPDLALASTDANVPISQGIPAIAIGAGGRGGDAHTHAEWFDNLRGTLGVARALTIVTAAARLVA; encoded by the coding sequence ATGAGACCGCAGGCCCCGGCCTCCGACACCGCCGCGACGCACCGCGCGCTCGCTCCGGCGCACGCGCGACTCGCCGCGCGCGACGACGCGATCGTTCGCTCGCAAATCGCCGTCGCGCAAATCGCCGCGCCGACGGGTGAAGAGCAGGAACGAGCCGGCTGGGTCACGCGGCGTTTCCACGATTGCGGCTTGTCCGAAATTCACGCGGACGCGGCCGGCAACGTCATCGGTCGCCGCGCGGGAACGACGCGACTCTCCCCCGTGGTGATTTGCGCGCATCTCGACACGGTGTTCCCGCGCAGCACCGACCTCTCGATCCGTCGCGACGGCGAGCGCCTCGTCGGTCCGGGCATCAACGACAACGGTCGCGGACTCGCCGTCATGCTCGCCCTCGCGTCCGAGATCGACGGCACGCGCGTGCGAACGCAGCGGCCGATCGAATTCGTCGCGACCACCGGGGAAGAAGGTATCGGCGACCTCCGCGGCGCAAAGCACTACTTCGCGGGGCGCGGCTCAGACGCGCACGCCGCTGTCGCGCTCGACGGGGCGGGTGACGAGCGCGTCATTCATCGCGCGCTCGGGTCGCGCCGTTTTCGCGTATCGTTCCACGGGCCGGGCGGCCACTCGTGGGCGGCGTTCGGCGCACCGAACGCGGTGCACGCGGCCGCCGGCGCCGCATCGCGCTTGGCGTCGATCCACTTGCCGTCCGCGCCGCGCACAACGCTGTCGGTCGGGCGAATTGGCGGCGGATTGTCCGTGAACTCGATTCCGTCGTCGGCGTGGCTCGAGATCGACGCGCGATCCACGTCCGCCGCGCAACTCGACGACCTCGAGCGCACCGTCCGTCGCGCCGCTCACGCGGCAGCCGATGACGAGAACGCGCGTCGCACGCTCGGCACCTCGCCGCTCACCGTTCGCATCGAGTCGATCGGCGAACGTCCGTGCGGCGAGACGCCGGTCGAGGACGACCTCGTGCAGCAGGCGATCGACGCGACGATGCTCATCGGCCGCCAACCCGATCTCGCGCTCGCGTCGACCGACGCCAACGTGCCGATCAGCCAAGGCATCCCCGCGATCGCCATTGGCGCCGGCGGGCGCGGCGGCGACGCTCATACGCACGCCGAATGGTTCGACAACCTCCGCGGCACCCTCGGCGTCGCGCGAGCCCTCACGATCGTCACCGCCGCAGCGAGACTCGTCGCTTAG